Proteins from one Natrinema salinisoli genomic window:
- a CDS encoding SPW repeat protein translates to MSESTTDDPTTGESRTHDQGEPDGQKWLSGFVSLIGLWIAVSPVFYEQTASVLWNNVLIGTAIFLLAGYNYYRISNGHSTSTGVMSLVALLALWTAVSHFAMSGEVAMSGLEDVGQGLAWSNVVSGLIAAALSAYIAYTAGRDVPRGTATGT, encoded by the coding sequence ATGAGTGAGTCCACGACCGACGATCCGACGACCGGTGAATCGCGCACCCACGATCAGGGTGAACCGGACGGTCAGAAGTGGTTGAGCGGTTTCGTCTCGCTGATCGGGCTCTGGATTGCCGTTTCTCCGGTTTTCTACGAACAAACCGCGTCGGTGCTGTGGAACAACGTGTTGATCGGTACCGCGATCTTCCTACTGGCAGGCTACAATTACTACCGAATCAGCAACGGCCACTCGACGAGTACCGGCGTGATGTCACTGGTCGCCCTGCTGGCGCTGTGGACGGCCGTTTCTCACTTCGCGATGAGCGGCGAAGTCGCGATGAGCGGCCTCGAGGACGTGGGCCAGGGCCTCGCCTGGAGTAACGTCGTATCGGGCCTCATCGCTGCGGCGTTGTCGGCGTATATCGCGTACACCGCCGGCCGCGACGTCCCGCGGGGTACGGCCACGGGAACCTGA
- a CDS encoding J domain-containing protein, with protein sequence MESHYEVLGLSVDADEQAVRRAYRSLLKEHHPDQGGSREQFIRITEAYEAILGERVPGERETDGGAITRGHRGSHRRQQPTYDPDERDDSDDRDRTHELTVSGEYLTVTLAGLVHDVDLAALVDGPVTAATERTVAFVRLHNTSARSLSWQGKTNTSFIGDDGFLYEGSSIVAAHATDLPERWVGTDVELEPGRAVDGVVVAQEIPDDVDVEQVIYTQHVPDEGSDEGGFADTERYIFELKPLVRERLNRFPFDRN encoded by the coding sequence ATGGAGAGCCACTACGAGGTCCTCGGACTGTCCGTCGATGCCGACGAACAGGCAGTTCGGCGGGCTTACCGGTCCTTACTGAAGGAACACCATCCGGATCAGGGTGGCTCTCGAGAGCAGTTTATACGGATCACGGAGGCGTACGAAGCGATCCTCGGCGAGCGGGTTCCGGGCGAACGCGAAACGGACGGGGGTGCGATTACCCGAGGACACCGGGGATCACACCGCCGTCAACAGCCCACCTACGACCCGGACGAGCGCGACGATAGTGACGACCGCGATCGCACCCACGAACTGACGGTCAGCGGCGAATACCTCACGGTGACGCTCGCCGGGCTGGTTCACGACGTCGACCTCGCGGCGCTGGTCGACGGCCCCGTTACTGCCGCGACCGAGCGGACGGTCGCGTTCGTCCGCCTCCACAATACGAGCGCACGATCCCTCTCCTGGCAGGGCAAGACGAACACGAGTTTCATCGGCGACGACGGGTTCCTCTACGAGGGCTCGAGTATCGTCGCTGCCCACGCCACCGACCTCCCGGAGCGATGGGTCGGGACCGACGTCGAACTCGAGCCGGGTCGAGCAGTGGACGGGGTCGTCGTCGCCCAGGAAATCCCGGACGACGTCGACGTCGAACAGGTCATTTACACGCAACACGTTCCCGACGAAGGGTCCGACGAAGGCGGTTTCGCGGACACCGAACGGTACATCTTCGAACTGAAACCGCTCGTTCGCGAGCGACTCAACCGGTTCCCGTTCGATCGGAACTGA
- a CDS encoding thiamine-phosphate synthase family protein, with amino-acid sequence MQFVEEIVVDEFLPTIRSLLAGDLRDRGFTQSDVAEVLGISQSAVSKYAHGDVTINDRIAEDERVRTLVDELGTGLAAGDISPVQALIEIEVLIRDLESGGDLLAQLHEEAVPELADHGSGFRVHDPESDLRTSERVLSSLRRGLGMLETASGFTNLIPAVGSNLVACTPDAEDVDDVAGVPGRIFDVKGRMTVPADPEFGVSEHVARVLLAARRHGADVSAGINITYEPELIDDLTERGHVAAEFDESGDVASSAGAAIEDEPDATVLYQTGGMGIEPLIYVLGPDAESVADTVRSII; translated from the coding sequence ATGCAATTCGTCGAAGAAATCGTCGTAGACGAGTTCCTTCCCACCATCAGGTCGCTTCTCGCCGGCGATCTTCGGGACCGCGGATTCACGCAGAGCGACGTCGCCGAGGTGCTCGGCATCAGCCAGAGCGCCGTCTCGAAGTACGCCCACGGCGACGTCACGATCAACGACCGTATCGCCGAGGACGAGCGGGTCCGGACGCTCGTCGACGAACTCGGTACCGGGCTGGCGGCCGGTGATATCTCGCCCGTGCAGGCCCTGATCGAGATCGAGGTCCTGATCCGCGACCTCGAGTCCGGCGGCGACCTCCTCGCACAGCTCCACGAGGAGGCCGTGCCGGAGCTCGCCGATCACGGCTCCGGATTCCGGGTTCACGACCCCGAGAGCGATCTCCGGACGAGCGAGCGCGTCCTCTCGTCGCTCCGGCGCGGGCTGGGCATGCTCGAGACCGCCAGCGGATTCACGAACCTGATCCCCGCGGTCGGCTCGAATCTGGTCGCCTGTACGCCGGATGCCGAAGACGTCGACGACGTCGCGGGCGTCCCCGGGCGCATCTTCGACGTGAAAGGGCGAATGACGGTCCCTGCGGATCCCGAGTTCGGCGTCTCCGAGCACGTCGCACGCGTGTTGCTGGCCGCACGCCGCCACGGCGCGGACGTTTCGGCGGGGATCAACATCACGTACGAGCCGGAACTGATCGACGACCTGACCGAGCGGGGTCACGTCGCCGCCGAGTTCGACGAATCGGGCGACGTCGCCTCGAGCGCCGGCGCGGCGATCGAGGACGAGCCCGACGCGACGGTCCTGTACCAGACGGGTGGCATGGGGATCGAACCGCTCATCTACGTACTCGGTCCGGACGCGGAGTCCGTCGCGGACACGGTCCGGTCAATCATCTGA
- a CDS encoding cell surface protein has product MSRIRDDLPSAFAMLLTIAAVALAFGALTVVFAPDMTAEETDSPATAVEGDGVSATEPTEGSDEVETTATDTDGSDSDGDESESPSEPDPPTDGGSSIDDDSAEPPEPEAESSDDPEESSEPTADSDDDDGDDSDDGDDTPDDPEEPVSDDDADDPGIDEFERILEDVGLTDDADEDEPEESDRGVPDDDERGPPEDAGPPDDD; this is encoded by the coding sequence ATGTCCCGCATTCGAGACGACCTCCCGTCGGCGTTCGCGATGCTGCTCACCATCGCGGCCGTTGCCCTCGCGTTCGGCGCCCTCACGGTCGTTTTCGCCCCGGATATGACGGCCGAAGAGACGGATTCGCCCGCCACAGCCGTGGAGGGCGACGGCGTATCGGCCACGGAACCCACCGAGGGGAGTGACGAGGTCGAGACGACTGCCACCGATACCGATGGCTCGGACTCCGATGGTGACGAGAGCGAATCGCCGTCCGAACCCGATCCACCTACCGACGGCGGGTCGTCTATCGACGACGATTCCGCAGAGCCGCCCGAACCGGAAGCCGAGTCTTCCGACGACCCCGAAGAATCGTCCGAACCAACGGCTGATTCCGACGATGACGATGGCGACGATAGCGACGATGGCGACGACACGCCAGACGACCCCGAAGAACCGGTATCTGACGATGACGCTGACGACCCCGGTATCGACGAATTCGAGCGGATACTCGAGGATGTCGGGCTGACGGACGACGCGGACGAGGACGAGCCTGAAGAGAGCGACCGTGGGGTGCCGGATGACGACGAGCGAGGGCCGCCGGAGGATGCTGGCCCGCCGGACGACGACTAA
- a CDS encoding class I SAM-dependent methyltransferase, whose product MSESAQDFYGRWARLYDLIARRTPGIARLRERAAAACRLEPGDTVVEMGCGTGANLPYLRERVGPEGTVIGIDFTGPVLERARAATAAYDNVHVLRGDATRPPVGSEGLEGEAGEIDAVLATFVVGMLEDPAGAVDDWCDLVGPDGTVVLANAARSQEWYAPPVNALFRAIVVLSTPPTTKFRYKDDPHVRLDEKIDAAHARLRERAVAVADETHVFGVVRLTGGRLE is encoded by the coding sequence ATGTCTGAATCAGCACAGGACTTTTACGGCCGTTGGGCGCGTCTCTACGATCTGATCGCACGCCGAACCCCCGGTATCGCACGGCTCCGTGAACGGGCGGCCGCCGCCTGTCGACTCGAGCCCGGCGACACCGTCGTCGAGATGGGCTGTGGCACGGGTGCGAACCTTCCGTATCTCCGGGAGCGAGTCGGTCCCGAGGGAACCGTGATCGGGATCGACTTCACGGGGCCGGTGCTCGAGCGGGCGCGTGCGGCCACCGCGGCGTACGACAACGTCCACGTCCTGCGGGGAGATGCGACGCGGCCGCCGGTCGGCAGCGAGGGTCTCGAAGGAGAAGCCGGCGAGATCGACGCCGTCCTCGCGACGTTCGTCGTGGGGATGCTCGAGGACCCGGCGGGCGCGGTCGACGACTGGTGCGATCTCGTCGGTCCCGACGGCACCGTCGTCCTCGCCAACGCGGCCCGAAGCCAGGAGTGGTACGCCCCGCCGGTCAACGCCCTCTTCCGGGCAATCGTCGTCCTCTCGACGCCGCCGACGACGAAATTCCGGTACAAGGACGATCCCCACGTACGGCTCGACGAGAAGATCGACGCCGCACACGCCCGCCTCCGCGAGCGCGCCGTCGCCGTCGCGGACGAGACGCACGTCTTCGGCGTGGTTCGGCTTACGGGTGGTCGGCTCGAGTGA
- a CDS encoding HalOD1 output domain-containing protein, translated as MSRGRDSIDKAAGTPPSQAVIEAVAEAEGVPPTTVSPPEYESLHAVADPTALDALFADRSNGASRPGGTVTFPFCGYDVTVERDGSVSLEERNERGN; from the coding sequence ATGTCGAGGGGACGGGATAGCATTGATAAAGCGGCCGGAACGCCGCCGAGCCAGGCAGTGATCGAAGCGGTCGCCGAGGCGGAAGGCGTTCCACCGACGACGGTCTCGCCGCCGGAGTACGAGTCGCTCCACGCCGTCGCCGACCCGACGGCGCTCGACGCGCTTTTCGCGGATCGATCCAACGGGGCGAGCAGACCCGGCGGGACCGTCACCTTTCCCTTCTGTGGCTACGACGTCACCGTCGAGCGAGACGGATCGGTATCGCTCGAGGAACGGAACGAACGGGGCAACTGA
- the leuS gene encoding leucine--tRNA ligase — MTSHYDHAQVQEFWQYVWERDDVYALDADADDPTYVLGMFPYTSGTLHMGHVRNYAITDAYSRYRRMQGDDVLHPMGWDAFGLPAENAAFERKTDPRSWTEACIRRMREELETMGFGYDWSREITTCEPEYYRWNQWLFKRLYEAGLVEYEAATVNWCPDCETVLADAQVVDREDERSESSNQASSEAEHDEASDRESGDGARVCWRCETPVGRRELDQWFFTITDYAEELHEGLADLEGWPEGVREIQRNWIGRQEGARITFDVTGYGDDTDGSNPVDVFTTRPETIYGATYLAVSPGHELARELAESNSAVTEYVDTAREQDPNEVGFSGVETDATAIHPLTGEELPVYVAGYVLEDVGTGAVMGVPGHNERDRSFAREHDLPVERVIVPETDDGNGDETDETPAYTGEGILENSGEYDGLASEVAGERLVAAHDALEEDVTYRLRDWLISRQRYWGTPIPVVHCDDCGHVLVPDEELPVELPEFVRTTGNPLEAHESFRETTCPDCGGPARRETDTMDTFVDSSWYYLRFLSPDLADAPFDTDLADDWLPIDVYVGGDEHAILHLLYTRFFTKALADIGLLERREPIRELMSQGTVLYDGEKMSSSKGNVVTPEEYGAETTRLFVLSAAHPEQDFEWTANNVRGAYDLQQTLYRMATEFVDEGTPRVERREHDDYVAREIDRTIAAVTEEYERFRFHRAATEIRELARLLRRYREYDDPHGDVYRRGLLTLAASIAPMAPHLGEELWNKLRGEGLAVEADWPEPTHDASSYRLERQLIERTLEDVRDIVDVAAIDEPERIELVVAPKWKYRAAHLASRNAGEESDGIDDAGSVVDRVIEDDVIDADRETVSAFVGELAGHDGDESGQTLTGDRELAILDRASWLVTDEFGADVVVRQASTDDEHAARARPGKPAIHIR; from the coding sequence ATGACGAGTCATTACGATCACGCGCAGGTACAGGAGTTCTGGCAGTACGTCTGGGAGCGCGACGACGTCTACGCGCTCGATGCCGACGCCGACGATCCGACCTACGTGCTCGGCATGTTCCCCTACACGTCGGGCACGCTCCACATGGGGCACGTCAGAAACTACGCGATTACGGACGCGTACTCACGCTATCGCCGCATGCAGGGCGACGACGTCCTCCACCCGATGGGCTGGGACGCCTTCGGGCTTCCCGCCGAAAACGCCGCCTTCGAGCGGAAGACGGACCCGCGATCCTGGACCGAGGCGTGTATCCGGCGGATGCGCGAGGAACTCGAGACCATGGGCTTCGGCTACGACTGGTCTCGAGAGATCACCACCTGCGAGCCGGAGTATTACCGGTGGAACCAGTGGCTGTTCAAGCGCCTCTACGAGGCGGGGCTCGTCGAGTACGAGGCGGCGACGGTCAACTGGTGTCCCGACTGCGAGACGGTGCTGGCCGACGCCCAGGTCGTCGATCGCGAGGACGAGCGCAGCGAGTCCTCGAATCAGGCGAGCAGCGAGGCCGAACACGATGAGGCCTCGGATCGGGAGAGCGGCGACGGCGCCCGCGTCTGCTGGCGCTGCGAGACTCCCGTCGGGCGGCGCGAACTCGATCAGTGGTTCTTCACGATCACCGACTACGCCGAGGAGCTCCACGAGGGGCTCGCCGATCTCGAGGGGTGGCCGGAGGGCGTTCGCGAGATCCAGCGCAACTGGATCGGCCGGCAGGAAGGCGCGCGGATCACGTTCGACGTGACCGGGTACGGTGACGATACCGACGGGAGCAACCCCGTCGACGTGTTCACCACGCGGCCGGAGACGATCTACGGGGCGACCTACCTCGCGGTGTCGCCGGGACACGAACTGGCTCGGGAACTGGCCGAATCCAATAGCGCAGTCACCGAATACGTCGATACCGCCCGCGAACAGGACCCCAACGAAGTCGGCTTTTCGGGCGTCGAAACGGACGCGACAGCGATCCACCCGTTGACCGGCGAGGAACTTCCCGTCTACGTCGCCGGCTACGTTCTCGAGGACGTCGGAACCGGGGCCGTCATGGGCGTTCCCGGCCACAACGAGCGCGATCGCTCTTTCGCACGCGAACACGACCTCCCGGTCGAGCGCGTGATCGTCCCCGAAACCGACGACGGTAACGGCGACGAAACCGACGAAACGCCGGCCTACACCGGCGAGGGGATCCTCGAGAACAGCGGCGAGTACGACGGGCTCGCGAGCGAGGTCGCCGGCGAACGACTCGTGGCGGCACACGATGCGCTCGAGGAAGACGTCACCTACCGGTTGCGGGATTGGCTGATCTCCCGGCAGCGCTACTGGGGGACGCCGATCCCGGTCGTCCACTGCGACGACTGCGGCCACGTCCTCGTGCCGGACGAGGAGCTGCCCGTCGAACTCCCCGAGTTCGTTCGGACCACGGGCAACCCGCTCGAGGCCCACGAGTCGTTCCGCGAGACGACCTGTCCTGACTGCGGCGGGCCCGCGCGCCGCGAAACGGACACGATGGACACGTTCGTCGACTCCTCGTGGTACTACCTGCGCTTCCTCTCGCCGGACCTCGCGGATGCACCGTTCGACACGGATCTCGCCGACGATTGGCTGCCGATCGACGTCTACGTCGGCGGCGACGAACACGCCATCCTCCACCTGCTGTACACCCGCTTCTTTACGAAGGCGCTGGCCGATATCGGGCTTCTCGAGCGGCGAGAACCGATTCGGGAGCTCATGAGTCAGGGGACGGTGCTGTACGACGGCGAGAAGATGTCCAGTTCGAAGGGGAACGTCGTCACCCCCGAGGAGTACGGTGCGGAGACGACTCGACTGTTCGTGCTCTCGGCGGCCCACCCCGAACAGGACTTCGAGTGGACCGCCAACAACGTCCGCGGGGCGTACGACCTCCAGCAAACGCTCTATCGGATGGCGACCGAGTTCGTCGACGAGGGCACGCCCCGCGTCGAGCGGCGCGAGCACGACGACTACGTGGCCCGAGAGATCGACCGAACGATCGCAGCGGTCACCGAGGAGTACGAGCGGTTCCGGTTCCACCGAGCTGCGACCGAGATCCGAGAGCTGGCACGACTGCTTCGACGGTATCGTGAGTACGACGACCCACACGGCGACGTCTACCGGCGAGGACTGCTCACGCTCGCTGCATCGATCGCTCCCATGGCACCCCACCTCGGCGAAGAACTCTGGAATAAACTCCGCGGAGAGGGGCTCGCCGTCGAGGCCGACTGGCCCGAACCGACCCACGACGCGTCGTCCTACCGGCTCGAGCGGCAGCTGATCGAGCGAACGCTCGAAGACGTGCGAGATATCGTCGACGTCGCCGCGATCGACGAACCGGAACGGATCGAACTGGTCGTCGCTCCGAAGTGGAAGTACCGTGCTGCCCACCTGGCAAGCCGGAACGCGGGTGAGGAGAGCGACGGGATCGACGACGCCGGTTCTGTGGTCGACCGCGTGATCGAGGATGACGTGATCGATGCCGACCGTGAGACCGTCAGCGCCTTCGTCGGGGAACTGGCCGGCCACGACGGCGACGAAAGCGGACAGACCCTCACCGGGGATCGCGAGTTGGCGATCCTCGACCGCGCGTCCTGGCTCGTCACCGACGAGTTCGGTGCGGACGTCGTCGTCCGACAGGCGAGCACGGACGACGAGCACGCGGCTCGAGCCCGGCCCGGCAAACCCGCGATTCACATCAGGTGA
- a CDS encoding DUF420 domain-containing protein, with protein sequence MATADARRRLREQPIGATIVLTIVGYALVLGTFLLDIPLYPDLTNAQVNLLSHVIAVINTTATVVLVLGWYWIRAGEVAKHRAAMSSGFVLILGFLVVYLLKVGGGGTKEFVGPDVVYYPYLIMLAIHIILSIVSVPVVLYALVLGVTHTPAELRNTSHARVGRIAAGSWILSLFLGVVTYVLLNHAFSYEFASMIGPVGF encoded by the coding sequence ATGGCAACCGCTGACGCGAGACGCCGGCTCCGCGAGCAGCCGATCGGTGCAACGATCGTCCTGACGATCGTCGGATACGCGCTGGTGCTCGGGACGTTCCTCCTGGACATCCCGCTCTATCCGGACTTGACGAACGCGCAGGTCAACCTGCTCTCCCACGTGATCGCGGTCATCAACACCACTGCGACGGTCGTGTTGGTGCTCGGCTGGTACTGGATCCGCGCCGGCGAGGTCGCGAAACACCGGGCTGCGATGAGTAGCGGGTTCGTGTTGATCCTCGGATTCCTGGTCGTCTACCTGCTCAAGGTCGGCGGCGGCGGGACGAAAGAGTTCGTCGGCCCCGATGTGGTCTACTACCCCTACCTCATCATGTTAGCGATCCACATCATTCTCTCGATCGTCTCGGTTCCGGTCGTCCTCTACGCGCTGGTGCTCGGAGTGACCCACACGCCCGCCGAGCTCCGGAACACGTCCCACGCTCGAGTCGGTCGGATCGCCGCGGGCTCGTGGATTCTGAGTCTCTTCCTGGGAGTCGTCACGTACGTCCTGCTCAACCACGCTTTCAGCTACGAGTTCGCGTCGATGATCGGTCCAGTTGGCTTCTAA
- a CDS encoding multicopper oxidase family protein has protein sequence MRDLSRRLLLRASATLGIAGSVPSGALAAEDEHDGDHSEEDGEHSSDAGVSPHLEKYKQELPIPEERTPDGTRNGADYHEIQVKETTHSFHPDLDDTTIWGFDGQFPGPLLAGDRNEELAIEFDNSQLPDDHLFEIDDRIEGTTSENYVDYDGPVPDVRTVTHFHGLNTATESDGQADMWTSPDGVTGPRFQRAVQEMPNRQSSTTTVYHDHARGISRLNNYAGLVGPYVIHSQTEEQLDLPEDEYDIPLVLADRSFEDDGSLHYPDEFVANFAGDTATVNGKVWPYLEVEPRKYRFRIANVSNGRTYDLSLENEDDDHEHESGDVPTMYQVAPDHGFLEDVVSIGHGGDMESLIVAPFERAEIVVDFSDHAGKTFTVGNDAEFPYEGGMDHDDGGMDHGGDDMDGMDMGDDDMDMGDGGMDHGDMEYPEIDEIMQIRVAEETTEPDTSTHPADLRLPNRTGPNPAAAKTTREVTMGMGMDEHDLMIHKLNDRTWGDEIQYKPQRGTTEIWELVNDDAHTHPIHIHLVEFEVLERERHDSHEGPQPPLPNERGGKDTVRVNPGETVRVAAQFGDFAGKYPFHCHILEHEEHAMMRMFEVVEGNADDNPGGSGDSNADQDGGR, from the coding sequence ATGCGGGACCTTTCGCGGCGGCTGTTGCTTCGGGCTAGTGCGACGCTGGGTATCGCGGGGTCAGTCCCGAGCGGTGCACTGGCGGCGGAGGACGAGCACGACGGTGATCACTCGGAAGAGGACGGAGAGCACTCGTCCGACGCGGGTGTCTCACCGCATCTCGAGAAATACAAACAGGAACTGCCGATCCCGGAGGAACGAACGCCGGACGGCACGCGAAACGGTGCCGACTACCACGAGATTCAGGTGAAAGAGACCACGCACAGCTTCCACCCGGACCTCGACGACACGACGATCTGGGGATTCGACGGGCAGTTCCCGGGCCCGCTGCTGGCGGGCGACCGGAACGAGGAACTGGCGATCGAATTCGACAACAGTCAGCTGCCGGACGACCACCTGTTCGAGATCGACGACCGCATCGAGGGAACGACGTCGGAGAACTACGTCGATTACGACGGTCCGGTCCCGGACGTGCGGACGGTAACTCACTTCCATGGGCTCAACACTGCCACGGAGAGCGACGGGCAGGCCGATATGTGGACGTCCCCGGACGGGGTAACCGGACCCCGGTTCCAGCGAGCTGTCCAAGAAATGCCGAACCGACAGTCGAGTACGACGACTGTCTACCACGATCACGCCCGCGGGATCAGCCGGCTCAACAACTACGCCGGCCTGGTCGGTCCCTACGTAATCCACAGTCAAACGGAGGAGCAACTCGACCTGCCGGAGGACGAGTACGACATTCCGCTGGTGCTGGCGGATCGCTCGTTCGAGGACGACGGGTCGCTGCATTACCCCGACGAGTTCGTCGCGAACTTCGCCGGCGATACAGCTACCGTCAACGGCAAAGTGTGGCCCTATCTCGAGGTCGAGCCGCGCAAGTACCGATTCCGGATCGCGAACGTCTCCAACGGCCGAACGTACGATCTCAGTCTCGAGAACGAGGACGACGACCACGAACACGAGTCCGGCGACGTTCCGACCATGTACCAGGTCGCGCCCGACCACGGGTTCCTGGAAGACGTCGTCTCGATCGGGCACGGCGGCGACATGGAATCGCTGATAGTGGCACCGTTCGAGCGCGCCGAGATCGTCGTCGACTTCTCCGACCACGCCGGTAAGACGTTCACCGTCGGGAACGATGCCGAGTTCCCCTACGAGGGCGGCATGGATCACGACGACGGTGGGATGGATCACGGCGGTGACGACATGGATGGCATGGACATGGGTGACGACGACATGGACATGGGCGACGGTGGGATGGACCACGGGGACATGGAATATCCCGAGATCGACGAGATCATGCAGATCCGCGTGGCCGAGGAGACCACCGAACCTGACACCAGCACCCACCCGGCCGATCTGCGACTCCCGAATCGCACCGGACCGAACCCGGCCGCTGCTAAAACGACCCGGGAGGTGACGATGGGCATGGGGATGGACGAGCACGACCTTATGATCCACAAGCTAAACGACCGGACCTGGGGCGACGAGATACAGTACAAACCCCAGCGTGGGACGACCGAGATCTGGGAACTCGTCAACGACGACGCTCACACCCACCCCATCCACATCCACCTGGTCGAGTTCGAGGTTCTCGAACGCGAGCGCCACGACAGCCACGAGGGTCCACAGCCCCCGCTTCCGAACGAACGGGGCGGCAAGGACACCGTTCGGGTCAATCCCGGCGAGACGGTCAGGGTCGCCGCGCAGTTCGGCGACTTCGCCGGCAAGTACCCCTTCCACTGCCACATCCTCGAGCACGAAGAACACGCCATGATGCGCATGTTCGAGGTCGTCGAAGGAAATGCGGACGACAATCCGGGGGGAAGCGGCGATTCGAACGCCGATCAGGACGGCGGCAGATAA